A part of Synchiropus splendidus isolate RoL2022-P1 chromosome 19, RoL_Sspl_1.0, whole genome shotgun sequence genomic DNA contains:
- the LOC128751427 gene encoding coiled-coil-helix-coiled-coil-helix domain-containing protein 5 — translation MQAAMDITAKYCGKEIEAYGACVAANPSSWQQQCHHLKMKVSQCTSSHPVIQKIRQECTKEFQEFEQCLRENQNTPTSCTSHVSRFLGCAETVDLSGVATNAPPSQS, via the exons AT GCAGGCTGCAATGGATATCACGGCGAAATACTGCGGCAAGGAAATAGAAGCGTATGGAGCTTGCGTTGCCGCGAATCCATCATCGTGGCAACAGCAGTGTCACCACCTGAAGATGAAGGTGTCGCAGTGCACATCCTCACA TCCAGTGATCCAGAAGATCAGACAGGAGTGCACCAAGGAGTTTCAAGAGTTTGAGCAGTGCCTCAGGGAAAACCAAAACACACCTACCTCCTGCACGTCACATGTGTCTCGATTTTTGGGATGTGCAGAAACTGTGGACCTCAGTGGAGTTG cGACAAATGCACCGCCATCGCAATCATAG